The following is a genomic window from Acidobacteriota bacterium.
CATCGACACGACGGTGATCGATCCCGCGCAGTGGATGTCCGAGTTCGGCATCGATGTCGATCACATCGATCAGTACGAGCTCGTCCGTCGCGCCGAGCAGGAACTGGCGACGGGCACGCGCGTGGAGCCCGCGCTCGCGTACCTGAAGCAGCACGTCGGCAGGATTCACTGGACGGCGCCAGACGCCACCTTCCGCCTCACCGAGGACCTCCTTCGTCGTCAGCTCGGGATGTACTACGGGGCGATCGACCTCATCGAGGAGTTCGGCTACGACTTCTGCGGCATCAAGGGGCAGCGGGAGCTGACGGAACACTTCGCGACGGCCGACGTGGCCGAGGCGTTCCTCAACGACCCGTATCATCCCGACGGCACGCCGAAGCCGTCGATCGTGTGCTCGACGGAAGCCGACTCCGACGCCGCGCTGACGATGCAGATCTTCAAGCACCTGGCCGGCACGCCGGTGCTGTTTGCCGACGTGCGGCACTACCACGCCGATCTGGGCCTGTGGGATCTGTGCAACAGCGGCGAGCATGCGACGTACTTCGCGGGCCACAGCCAGGACCCGGTGGTGAACCTCGCGAAAACGGAGTTCCGTCCGCAGGGCTTCTATTTCCCCGCCGGTGGTGCGGCGGTCTATCACGTGGCCGCGCCGGGTCCCGTGACGCTGGCGCGCCTCACGCGCCGCGCGGGACGCTATCGGATGGTGGCGTTCCGTGCCGAGTTCGCGGACCTCGGCGATCGTGCGCACGACGTGGCGGCGATCAGCCAGGACAACTGGCCGCACGCCTTCGCGAAGTTCGCGTGTACGCCCGACGCGTTCATCCAGGCGTTCAACTGCAATCACATCCACGGCGTGTACGGCGACTGCCTGGCCGAACTCCAGGGTGTGTGCGACGTGCTGGGCGTGGAGTGCGAGGTACTCGACTGACATCGTGAGATTTCTCCTGCTGTACGCCGCGCTCCTCGCCTGGCAGATCGATCGCTGGTGCTTCACGCCGCACGGAATCGTGTCGACGTGGCAGGAACGCGCGTCCGCGGTGCGCGTGTCGGCGGGATCGCCGGGCGGCGTGACGCAGTCGTTCACCATGGGAGCCGATGGCTTCGATGGCGTGTGGCTGCGGCCGCGGGCTGTTGACGGCGGCGCGCCGCGTGGCCTGCTCGTCGTCGATCTGGAGACAGGGCAGGACGGCGCGCGCCGGCGCGTCGAGCGCGTGACGGTGCCCGCTGCCGATGCGGTGAAGCGGTCGTCACTGCACGTGCGATTCACGCCCGTGCGTCATTCGCGTGGCGTGCCGTACGCGATCACCATCAGGCACCTGCAGGGCGACGGCGGGACGGCGATCGATCTGGCGGCCAGCCGCGTCGACGCCTTGCGCGACGGGCGGTTGTTCGCCGATGGGCGGGAACAGTGGGGCGATCTCGTCTTCGAGACCTCTTCCCGGCGGGCGACGTTGCCGTACTGGATGCACGAGGTCCTGCGGCCCTGGCCCCGATGGGTGGCCACATGGCCGGTTGTCGGCGGAGGGTTGCTCGCGTTCAACGTGCTGCTCGCGTGGGCGTGCGCGCGCGCCACGCGCGGCGATGCGCGCGTCAATCCGGAGGACGAGGCTGTCGCGCGACCTGGCGCGGCCCTGCCACTTGCGAAGGCCGTGCTCGCGGCGTGCTCGGTGGCGGGTGTGGTGGTTGCCGCGGTGCCGACCGAGCCGTACCGGTCTCTCGACCTGATCGACGCCCTGCCCGATGCACGGATCGAGACGACGTGGCCGTCGTTGCATGGCGGCATCTCTCCTGAGCCTGTGGTGATCTTCGGTCGCGTGTACCGGTCGATCGTGGCGCTGCCCTCGTCGACGATTCGCTGGGAAGTGGACGTGCCGCGCGGGGCGCACGTGAGGTTCGGCGCGGCGATGCGGCCCGACGTGTGGGACAAGGTCAGCGACGGCATCCAGATGTTCGTGTCGATCGAGGCCGATGGCGTGTCGACGCGCGTTGTCGAGCACACGCTCGCGCCGATGTTCGTGGAGACGCACAAGAATCTCCACCCGAGCGACGTGCGTCTGGACCCGTGGGCCGGCAAGCGCGTCACGATCGTCTTCGAGACAACCCCCGAACGCTGGGGCAACGCCGTCAACGACGTCCCCGTGTGGGTGAACCCGAGAATCGACTGGCCCCGCACTCCGTCCGCCGGCGTCGCACGGGTGGTCCGTTGATCCGGTGTGGTCGCCCGCTTACACGTGCTCGGCGAACCGGCCTTGCCGGTGCGTGAAGACCATCCAGCCCGTCGCGAGGGAGATTGACGCGAGGGCGGCGAGCAGCGCGAACGTGGCGGGTGACGGGACCGCGTGCTGCGTGACGATTCCCTGATACGCCGTGATGAAGTGCAGCATCGGGTTGAATCGAAGCCAGCGTTGCAGGGTCTCCGGCGCCATGCTCGACGCGTAGACGATCGGCGTCAGCCAGAACCACATCTGCAGCGCCACCTCCAGGAGGTGCCGCGCATCGCGCACGAACACGTACGCCGTCGCGAGCAGCAGGCCGAGGCCCGTGGTGAACGCCACCTGCAGGGCGATCACGGGCACCAGTGCCAGCCACGCCCACGACAGCCCGCCGCCTGTCACGATCGCCGTCGGCACCAGCACCGTGTACATCAGCAGGAACTGCACGAGCGCCGACGCCACGGCCGCCACGGGCAGCACCGCGCGCGGGAACGCCACCTTGCGCACGAGCGTGCCGCTGTCGGCCACCGAGCTGGTGGCCGCGCCGAGCGCGCTCGCGAAGAACATCCACGGCAGCAGGCCGCTCAACAGGAACAGCGGGAACCGCTCGATGGGCACGCGCACCACGTACCTGAACGCGAGCGTGTACACGGCCACCATCACGATGGGATGGAGCAGCGACCACGCCACACCGAGGAGGGAACCCTTGTACTTGACGAGGAGATCGCGCTGGACGAGGCCGCGGAGCAGTCCGCGGTAGGCCACCAGGGCCCGCAGGTCGTTGGCCGCCACAGCGGGCCGAGTGTAGCATGCAGCCAGTGATGCAGGTGCCGCTGCTCGACCTCGCCGCCCAGTACGCCCCCATCCGTGACGCCGTGGTCGAGGCCGTCACGCGCGTGGTGGACAGGCAGACATTCATCCTGGGCCCGGAGGTCGAGGCCTTCGAAGCGGAAGTCGCGGCTTACCTTGGCGCCAGGCACGCCATCGGCGTCAGTTCGGGCACCGACGCGCTCCTTGTCGCGATGATGGCCCTCGAACTCGGCCCCGGCGACGAGGTCATCGTTCCCGCGTATTCGTTCTTCGCCACGGCCGGATGCGTGAGCCGCACGGGGGCGACGCCAGTGTTCGTGGACGTCGAGCCGGTGGGCTGCAACATCGACGTCGAGGCCGTGCGCCGCGCCATCACGCCGCGCACGCGCGCCATCGTGCCCGTCCACCTGTACGGCCAGTCCGCGGACATGACGCCGCTCGTCGCACTCGCACGCGAGCACGGACTTGCAGTGATCGAGGATGCCGCGCAGGCCATCGGCGCCACCCTGGACGGCGTGCGTCTCGGCACGATCGGCGACATGGGCTGCTTCTCGTTCTATCCGAGCAAGAACCTCGGCGCGGCGGGCGACGCGGGGCTCGTCACCGTCGATGACGATGGGCTGGCGGCGCGGGTGCGTCTGCTGCGCGTGCACGGGGCGCAGCGCACGTACCATCACGAAAAGGTAGGCGGAAACTTCCGCATGGCCGCCATCCAGGCCGCCGTGCTCGCCGTCAAGCTGCGGCACCTCGAGGCGTGGACCGACGCGCGGCGCCGCAACGCCGATCGCTATCGCGCGCTCCTGGCGGCCCTCGCGCCTGACGCGCCCGTGTCGCTGCCCGTGGAACTGCCGGGCCGCCGCCACATCTACAACCAGTTCGTGATTCGCGCGGCGCGTCGCGACGCGCTGCGCGATCACCTGCGCGCCAACGGTGTGGGTTGCGAGATCTACTATCCCGTGCCGTTCCACCTGCAACCGTGCTTTGCCGATCTCGGCGTGCCGCGTGGCGCGCTGCCTGAATCCGAACGGGCCGCGCACGAGACGCTGGCCCTGCCCATCTACAGCGAGCTCACCGAGGCCCAGCAGCAGTACGTGGTGGAGACGATCGCCGCGTTCTACGCGCAGGCCTGAAAGCGATCCCGCATGGCGAAGATCGACATCGAGGCGCTCGGCGCCCCCGCCGAGACTCCTGCGACGCCGGGCCCTTCGTGGTGGCCCGGCACCACCACGCAGATCTTCATCGGCCTTGCTCTCGGCATCCTGCTCGGCGTGCTCGTGCCCGATATCGCGGTGGGTATCAAGCCGCTGGCCGACGCCTTCCTGCGGATGATCAAGATGATCATCGCGCCGCTGCTGTTCAGCACCCTGGTGGTCGGCATCGCGGGCACGGGCGACGTGCGGGCGATGGGGCGCATCGGCCTGAAGGCCATCATCTACTTCGAGGTGGCGACGACGATCGCGCTCGTGCTCGGACTCGCGCTCGTCAACTACTTCGAGCCGGGTTCCGGCGTGACGGTGGCCGCGACCTCCACGGCGGACGTCGCAGCCATGGCGCAGCGACAGCAGACGGGCTGGGAGATCTTCCTGCACCTGTTCCCGACGTCGGTCTTCGATGCGATGGCGCGCGGTGACATCCTGCAGGTGGTGGTCTTCGCCACGTTCTTCGGCGTGGCGCTGGCGGCGATCGGCGAGCAGGGGCGTCCCGCGCTTGCGTTCTTCGACTCGGTCGCGCACGTGATGTTCCGCGTCACGGCGTACGTGATGATGTTCGCGCCCATCGGCGTGATGGCGGCGATGGCGGCCACCGTCGGCGGGCGCGGCATCGCGATCCTGTTCACGCTCGGCAAGCTCGTGGCCGTGATGTACCTCGGCCTCGCGATCTTCCTGTTCGTGGTCATCGGCGGCGTGGCGCTCCTCATCCGCGTGCCGTTTTTCACGTTCCTGCGCGCCATCCGCGAGCCGTTCGCGATCGCGTTCACCACGGCCAGTTCCGAGGCCGCCCTCCCCAAGGCGCTCGACGTGATGGCCCGCTTCGGCGTCCCGCGCAACATCGTCGGGTTCGTGTTGCCGACCGGGTACAGCTTCAACCTCGATGGGTCGACGCTGTATCTCTCGATCGCGAGCGTGTTTGTCGCGCAGCTGGCGGGCATCGAACTGTCGTGGGGGCAGCAGATCGTGATGATGCTGACGCTGATGCTCACGAGCAAGGGCGTGGCGGGCGTGCCGCGTGGCGCGCTGGTGGTGCTCACCGCGGCGCTGACCACGTTCGGATTGCCGCTCGAAGGCGCGGCGATCCTGCTCGGCATCGACCAGGTGCTCGACATGGGGCGGACCGCCATCAACGTGACGGGCAACTGCCTGGCGTCGGCCGTCGTGGCGCGATGGGAAGGCGTGCTGGACGACAGGCAGATCGAGGCGTTCCGATGAAGCTGCTGGTGCTCGGTGCGGCAGGGCAGTTGGGGTCCACGTTCGCAGACGCTGCCGATCACGAGATCGTCGGGCTGACGCGGGCCGATGTCGATGTCACGGATGGCGCGGCGCTGGTCGACGCCGCGCACGCGCACCGGCCCGACGCGATCGTCAACTGCAGCGCGTACAACAACGTCGATGGTGCCGAAGACGATGCGGCGACAGCGCTGGCGGTGAATGCGCTCGCGGTACGGGCGATGGCGTCGGCGGCGGCGAGCGTCGGCGCGACGCTGGTGCACTACAGCACGGACTTCGTGTTCGACGGGCGCGCGTCGGAGCCGTATCGCGAAGAGGATCGCGCGTGTCCGGTGAGCGTGTATGGCTGCTCGAAGCTGCTCGGCGAGTGGTTCGCGCAGGACGCGCCGCGGTGGTACGTGCTGCGCGTGGAGAGCCTGTTCGGCGGTCGCCAGGCGCGCAGCAGCGTCGACAAGATCGCGGCAGCGCTGCGTGAGGGAAGGCAGACCCCCGTGTTCGCCGATCGCATCGTCACGCCGAGCTACGTGGACGATGTGCGCGAAGCGACGCTCGATCTGCTGGCACGCGACACGCCGTCTGGAGTCTTCCACTGCGTCAACAGCGGCCAGGGCACGTGGGCCGACGTCGGCCGCCACGTCGCCGCGGAACTGGGTGCCGACCCGGCGCTTCTGACGCTGACATCGGTCAACGACGTCCGCCTCCGCGCCCGGCGCCCCACCTACTGCGCGCTGTCCAACGCGAAGCTCACCGCCGCCATCGGCCGTCCGCTTCCGACGTGGCAGGACGCGGTGGGCCGATATGTGACGCGCGGTCCGGCGCTCAGCGCGTAGCGCCTGCGGAACAGCGATATGGAGTTCGCGTGAGCGCCATCGGGATTGCCGTCCCGAACCTGAATCAGGGACGCTTTCTCGCGACGGCCCTCGCCTCGCTCGACGCGGGCTCCCATCGCGTACTCGTGGCGATGGTCGACGCGGGTTCCACCGACGAGTCGGGGTCCATCATCGACGCAGCACGCCATCGATTCGCATACGTGCGGACGCAACCCGATGCCGGGCAGGCGGCCGCCGTCAACGAGGGGGTGTCGGCACTTCTCGCGCGACATCCCGAGGTCGCGGCCGTCGGGTGGCTCAATGCCGACGACTTCTATCTGCCGGGAGGGCTGGCGGCGCTCGCGGAGGCGCTCGACGCGCACTCGACATGGGTGGCCGTGACTGCTCGAGGCTATCTCGCGGATGAGACCGGTCTGGTTGGCGACGAGATCGCGACGCAGCCGTTCGATGCCACGACCTTCGCGCGCCGGTGCACGATCTGTCAGCCGGCCACGCTGATTCGCCGTTCGGCCTGGGAGGCTGTCGGCGGTCTCGATTCGGGGCTCGACATGTGCTTCGACTACGACCTCTGGTGGCGGCTCGGCCATATCGGAACGATCGGGTACCTCGACGCACCTGCCGCGGTCTCGCGCGATCACGGCGGGACCAAGACCCGCACCATGCGCCGTCGCTACTTCACTGAAGCCCGCGCCATCGTGGCCCGCGAACGCGGCGTCGTGCCATGGCACTGGTTCATCAGCGACGCACTGGAGCGCGAGACCGGCTACGTCGTCGGGACGCGGATCACGGGGCTGGCACGCATGCGAGCCGGCGCACGCGCGGCGTGGACCTATGCGCGCCACCGTGCGGGAGTCGATTAGCATGGCGCGGTTGATTCATATCTGTCCGCGCTATCGACCCGCGATCGGTGGGGTCGAACTCGTGTTCGAGCACTTGTGTCGACACTATGCGGCTGCGGGACACGAGGTCGAGGTCTGGACGACGGATGCCCTCACTGTGCGCGGTCTGACGCGCCGCGGCGAGCCGACCGCGCCGGCGTCGACCGATGTCCTGGACGGAGTCCGCGTCCGCCGGTTCGTGCCGCGCTGCTGGCCGCTGCAGCGCGTGGCGCGGACCCTCGCGCACGCCCTGCCTGGCAGTACGCGATGGCAGGCGACGACGTGTCGATGGTCGCCCTGGGTTCCTGGGCTCGATCGCGCGTGCGACAGCGAATCGGGGACCGTCGACGTCGTGCACGCGGCCGCGCTGCCCTACTCGACACTCCTGCACGCGGCCACACGCCTTGCGCGCCGAACCGGCGCGCGATTGCTGATCAGCCCATTCACGCATGTGCCCGCGCCCGGCGATGCCGGCGCGTCGATGCGCCGCGCGTACCTCTCGCGACTCAACGTCGACCTGATGGCGTCTGCCGACGTCGTCTGCGTCCAGACGGTGAGTGAGGGGACGCGGCTCGTGGCGGCTGGTGTGCCGGCGGCCCGGATTCGTCTGACAGGCGTGGGCGTCGATATCGCCCGTGTCGCGGGTGGCGATCGAGACCGTCAACGTGGCGCGTGGGGGATTGGTCCGGACGCCGTCGTGATCGGCCACCTGGCCAACAAGAGTCGCGACAAGGGCACTCCGGATCTGCTACGGGTCATGCCGGCGGTGTGGGCGCGCCACCCTGATGTGCGAGTGGTGCTGGCCGGCCCCGCGATGGCCAGCTACGGCGCACACGTCGCCCGGGAGCCACTCGACCCCCGCGTCACCGATCTCGGCATGCTCGGGGATGCCGGCGTGCGTGACTTCATGGCCGCCATCGACGTGTTCGCGCTCCCGAGTCGTGTCGAGTCGTTCGGTCTGGCCGCCATGGAGGCTGCCGCCACAGGCAGCGCTGTCGTCGCCTACGCGCATGGTGGGCCTGCCGAGCTCTGGCGGGACGGCGTCGACGCACGACTCGTTCCCGCGGGCGACCTCGACGCGCTGTCAACGGCCCTTGCGGCGGTGTGTGGCGACGCCACGCTCAGGAACGCACTGGCGTCGGCCGGCGCCGCGCTGGCGGACGCGCAGACGTGGACACGGGTCTTCGAGCGAGCCGAGGACGCGTACGGTATCCCAGGGCGGTGTGTCGCGTGAGTGTCGCCGCGCATGGAGCCGTGCCGGAGCGCGCGATCGCGTCGACGCTGCGCGCAGCCAACCCGGTGCGCGTCGCGCATCGCCTGTGGAGTGACCGTGACCTGATTGGCCAGCTCACCTGGCGCGAGATTACGGGGCGCTATCGCAGTTCGACGCTGGGCGTCGTCTGGTCGTTCGTCACGCCGATGGTCAATCTGGCTCTCTATACGTTCGTGTTCGGCGTCGTCTTCACGGCGCGATGGCCCGGCGCGCACACCAACAGTCTGGCCGAGTATGGGCTGATGCTGTTTGCCGGACTCACGGCCTTCGCCGTGTTCAGCGAGTGCGTGACGCGCGCACCGTCGCTCATCGCGGCGTCGCCGAACTACGTCAAGAAGGTCGTGTTCCCCCTCGACGTCCTGCCGGTGAGTATCGCTGGCGCGGCGCTCTTCCACGCCGGCATCTCGGTCCTGCTGCTCACGGTGGCCCGCCTCGTGGTGATGGGCGCCATCGCGCCCACGGTCGCGCTGGTGCCCATTGTCCTGTTACCGCTCGTCGCGCTGGCACTGGGCTGCAGTTGGGTCCTGGCGAGTCTCGGCGTGTACGTTCGCGACATGGCGCATGCCGTCGCGCTTGCGACGCAGGTGCTCTTCTTCACCACGCCGATCTTCTACCCGCTCGACGCGATCCCGGCGGCGTACCAGCCGATCATTGCGGCCAATCCCCTCACGTCGATCGTGCAGAACATGCGCAACGTGGCCGTGGCGGGGAGCGCGCCGGACTGGCAGGCGTGGACGGTGTCGATGGCGATCGGGTTGCTGGTCCTGTGGGCCGGACACACCTGGTTTGCCCGGACTCGGGCGGGGTTTGCCGATGTCCTCTGATGTGGTGGTACAGGCCGACCACCTGTCGAAGGTGTACAGGCTGTACGACGAGCCGATCGATCGCCTGAAGGAACTCGCCTTCGGCCGGTTCGGTCGTCGCACCGGACGTGACTTCGCTGCGCTTCACGACGTGTCGCTTTCGCTGCGACGAGGCGAGCGCCTCGGGGTCATCGGTCGCAATGGCTCGGGCAAGAGCACACTGCTGCAGATCCTGGCCGGCACGGTCCAGGCCACCAGTGGCAGCGTCCGGATCACCGGCCGCGTGGCGGCGTTGCTCGAATTGGGGAGCGGCTTCAATCCCGACTACACGGGACGCGAGAACGTCTACCTGAACGCGTTGATTCTCGGCCTGTCTCGCGAGGAGATTGACGAGCGCTTCGATGCGATCGCGGCGTTTGCCGACATCGGAGGCTTTCTCGACCAGCCGGTCAAGACGTACTCGAGCGGGATGTTCGTGCGGCTGGCGTTCGCGGTCACCACGAGCGTGGATGCCGATCTCCTGCTCGTGGACGAGGCGCTGGCTGTTGGCGATGTGTTCTTCACCCAGAAGTGTTTCCGCCATCTCCATGGCCTCGTCGATCGCGGCGTGGCCATCGTGCTCGTGACGCACGACATGACGGCAGTGAGCCAGTTCTGTTCGTCGGCGCTGCTGCTCGACCAGGGGCACGTGCGCTACGACGGCGATACCGTCACGGCCGTGCGCCGGTACTTCGCGCTGCAACGCGGCGCGGCCGCGCCTGACGCTCCGATCGATCGCGACAAGGCCGCCGACGTGACGAGCCAGGCCGACTCGTCGCCGTGGCCTGGACCGGCCGCGTGGCTGCCGCCGGACGCCGCTACCGAAATCGGCCACGGTGCCCGATGCACGGCCATCGCCTTGTGTGACGAATCGGGACATCCCGCGCGCGTGTTCGAGGTGGGAGCGGTTGCGCTTGTCTGTTTCGAGTTCGAATTGCGTGTCGACATCAGGATGCCCGTGGTCGGCGTCGAATTGTTCAACAGCCGGGCGATCGTCGTGCACGGCCGCAATACGCTGCAGGAGGGGGTAATGGGCCCGCCGGTGGTGCTCGCAGGGGCGCGCATCCGCGGGTGCCGGAAGATCCGGCTCGACGTCGCGCCCGACGAATACACCTTCGCGATTGGCCTGGCGTGGATCGACCAGGCCGACGCCGACATGCGCGACACGCTGCCCTACGCCGCCCTGGCCGAACGTCTCGAAACGCTGCTCGTCGTCAAGGACGCTGCCGCGTGTGTCGTGCAGTTCCGCAGCCAGGGCCAGGCGCTCCCCTTTCACGGCATCGCCAACCTGGACGGCCACACGGCGGTGTGGGTGTCGTGACATCGTGCTGGTGTGGGCACGACGCCCTCGTCCACTGGAACGAGGACTATGCCCGTTGCCCGGCGTGCGAGTCGCTGGTGTGCATCCGCGGACTCGAGGCTCGCGTCGAGGACGATCGGCGTGATTTCTACGGGGAAGACTACTGGTTCGGTCACCAGGCCGCGCTTGGTCTCCCCGACATCTGGTCACGAGCAGCGACCGACCTGGTCGACCGAATCCCTCGGTGGCTGCAGATCGTCCTGCGCTACGCGCAGCCGCCCGCACGGACGCTCGAACTCGGCTGCGCGCACGGCGGATTCGTCGCGACGTTATCGGCGGCGGGCTTCGATGCGTCGGGGCTCGAACTGAGTCCGGCGATCGCCGCCGTCGCGCGACAG
Proteins encoded in this region:
- a CDS encoding fucose isomerase; this translates as MIARPLRIGLLDFGDGRDFLSQPLAPVQRQFRDALAAKLRADGHDVRLGDDVIWRNDIAVRNGKAMAAADVDAVIFNFSVWAWPQYARVAAQFCPQPIAMFASVNPQYPGLVGMLANAGSLDQAGIRFTKTFGDLEDPAVYGALVSRVRAVAAARRLRGLTYALIGGRSLGIDTTVIDPAQWMSEFGIDVDHIDQYELVRRAEQELATGTRVEPALAYLKQHVGRIHWTAPDATFRLTEDLLRRQLGMYYGAIDLIEEFGYDFCGIKGQRELTEHFATADVAEAFLNDPYHPDGTPKPSIVCSTEADSDAALTMQIFKHLAGTPVLFADVRHYHADLGLWDLCNSGEHATYFAGHSQDPVVNLAKTEFRPQGFYFPAGGAAVYHVAAPGPVTLARLTRRAGRYRMVAFRAEFADLGDRAHDVAAISQDNWPHAFAKFACTPDAFIQAFNCNHIHGVYGDCLAELQGVCDVLGVECEVLD
- a CDS encoding ABC transporter permease, translating into MAANDLRALVAYRGLLRGLVQRDLLVKYKGSLLGVAWSLLHPIVMVAVYTLAFRYVVRVPIERFPLFLLSGLLPWMFFASALGAATSSVADSGTLVRKVAFPRAVLPVAAVASALVQFLLMYTVLVPTAIVTGGGLSWAWLALVPVIALQVAFTTGLGLLLATAYVFVRDARHLLEVALQMWFWLTPIVYASSMAPETLQRWLRFNPMLHFITAYQGIVTQHAVPSPATFALLAALASISLATGWMVFTHRQGRFAEHV
- a CDS encoding DegT/DnrJ/EryC1/StrS family aminotransferase encodes the protein MQVPLLDLAAQYAPIRDAVVEAVTRVVDRQTFILGPEVEAFEAEVAAYLGARHAIGVSSGTDALLVAMMALELGPGDEVIVPAYSFFATAGCVSRTGATPVFVDVEPVGCNIDVEAVRRAITPRTRAIVPVHLYGQSADMTPLVALAREHGLAVIEDAAQAIGATLDGVRLGTIGDMGCFSFYPSKNLGAAGDAGLVTVDDDGLAARVRLLRVHGAQRTYHHEKVGGNFRMAAIQAAVLAVKLRHLEAWTDARRRNADRYRALLAALAPDAPVSLPVELPGRRHIYNQFVIRAARRDALRDHLRANGVGCEIYYPVPFHLQPCFADLGVPRGALPESERAAHETLALPIYSELTEAQQQYVVETIAAFYAQA
- a CDS encoding cation:dicarboxylase symporter family transporter, giving the protein MAKIDIEALGAPAETPATPGPSWWPGTTTQIFIGLALGILLGVLVPDIAVGIKPLADAFLRMIKMIIAPLLFSTLVVGIAGTGDVRAMGRIGLKAIIYFEVATTIALVLGLALVNYFEPGSGVTVAATSTADVAAMAQRQQTGWEIFLHLFPTSVFDAMARGDILQVVVFATFFGVALAAIGEQGRPALAFFDSVAHVMFRVTAYVMMFAPIGVMAAMAATVGGRGIAILFTLGKLVAVMYLGLAIFLFVVIGGVALLIRVPFFTFLRAIREPFAIAFTTASSEAALPKALDVMARFGVPRNIVGFVLPTGYSFNLDGSTLYLSIASVFVAQLAGIELSWGQQIVMMLTLMLTSKGVAGVPRGALVVLTAALTTFGLPLEGAAILLGIDQVLDMGRTAINVTGNCLASAVVARWEGVLDDRQIEAFR
- the rfbD gene encoding dTDP-4-dehydrorhamnose reductase; translated protein: MKLLVLGAAGQLGSTFADAADHEIVGLTRADVDVTDGAALVDAAHAHRPDAIVNCSAYNNVDGAEDDAATALAVNALAVRAMASAAASVGATLVHYSTDFVFDGRASEPYREEDRACPVSVYGCSKLLGEWFAQDAPRWYVLRVESLFGGRQARSSVDKIAAALREGRQTPVFADRIVTPSYVDDVREATLDLLARDTPSGVFHCVNSGQGTWADVGRHVAAELGADPALLTLTSVNDVRLRARRPTYCALSNAKLTAAIGRPLPTWQDAVGRYVTRGPALSA
- a CDS encoding glycosyltransferase, translated to MSAIGIAVPNLNQGRFLATALASLDAGSHRVLVAMVDAGSTDESGSIIDAARHRFAYVRTQPDAGQAAAVNEGVSALLARHPEVAAVGWLNADDFYLPGGLAALAEALDAHSTWVAVTARGYLADETGLVGDEIATQPFDATTFARRCTICQPATLIRRSAWEAVGGLDSGLDMCFDYDLWWRLGHIGTIGYLDAPAAVSRDHGGTKTRTMRRRYFTEARAIVARERGVVPWHWFISDALERETGYVVGTRITGLARMRAGARAAWTYARHRAGVD
- a CDS encoding glycosyltransferase family 4 protein, translated to MRESISMARLIHICPRYRPAIGGVELVFEHLCRHYAAAGHEVEVWTTDALTVRGLTRRGEPTAPASTDVLDGVRVRRFVPRCWPLQRVARTLAHALPGSTRWQATTCRWSPWVPGLDRACDSESGTVDVVHAAALPYSTLLHAATRLARRTGARLLISPFTHVPAPGDAGASMRRAYLSRLNVDLMASADVVCVQTVSEGTRLVAAGVPAARIRLTGVGVDIARVAGGDRDRQRGAWGIGPDAVVIGHLANKSRDKGTPDLLRVMPAVWARHPDVRVVLAGPAMASYGAHVAREPLDPRVTDLGMLGDAGVRDFMAAIDVFALPSRVESFGLAAMEAAATGSAVVAYAHGGPAELWRDGVDARLVPAGDLDALSTALAAVCGDATLRNALASAGAALADAQTWTRVFERAEDAYGIPGRCVA
- a CDS encoding ABC transporter permease; the encoded protein is MPERAIASTLRAANPVRVAHRLWSDRDLIGQLTWREITGRYRSSTLGVVWSFVTPMVNLALYTFVFGVVFTARWPGAHTNSLAEYGLMLFAGLTAFAVFSECVTRAPSLIAASPNYVKKVVFPLDVLPVSIAGAALFHAGISVLLLTVARLVVMGAIAPTVALVPIVLLPLVALALGCSWVLASLGVYVRDMAHAVALATQVLFFTTPIFYPLDAIPAAYQPIIAANPLTSIVQNMRNVAVAGSAPDWQAWTVSMAIGLLVLWAGHTWFARTRAGFADVL
- a CDS encoding ABC transporter ATP-binding protein — translated: MSSDVVVQADHLSKVYRLYDEPIDRLKELAFGRFGRRTGRDFAALHDVSLSLRRGERLGVIGRNGSGKSTLLQILAGTVQATSGSVRITGRVAALLELGSGFNPDYTGRENVYLNALILGLSREEIDERFDAIAAFADIGGFLDQPVKTYSSGMFVRLAFAVTTSVDADLLLVDEALAVGDVFFTQKCFRHLHGLVDRGVAIVLVTHDMTAVSQFCSSALLLDQGHVRYDGDTVTAVRRYFALQRGAAAPDAPIDRDKAADVTSQADSSPWPGPAAWLPPDAATEIGHGARCTAIALCDESGHPARVFEVGAVALVCFEFELRVDIRMPVVGVELFNSRAIVVHGRNTLQEGVMGPPVVLAGARIRGCRKIRLDVAPDEYTFAIGLAWIDQADADMRDTLPYAALAERLETLLVVKDAAACVVQFRSQGQALPFHGIANLDGHTAVWVS